GGATTTTCTCCTGCAGAGGAGAGCTGTCCTGGGCTTCATCCTCCAGGATATAGGGCCAGCGCTGTTGGAGCCGGCGCAGGAGCGCCGGGTTTTTCTGGAGCAGGTCATACGCCAACCACACCAGGTCGTCGAAGTCCAGGGAGGCCCGCTGGTTGAGGTACTGCTGATACTCGGCGTACATTTCTGTGCCCAGCACGGCGAGCCGCACCACCGGCCCGTCGGAGACGCCGGCCAGCCGGCGCATCAGCTCCTCGGGGCGCAGACGCATCATCTTCGCGGTGCGGATGGTCGTGGTCGCCAAGTCCTGCATCACCCTGCGCAGGTCCGACTCGGAGACCTCCTCCGACAGTCTCAGCGCCTCCAAAATGGCGGTGCGGTTGTGGGCCATAAAGCGCGCGACGGCGCTCGCCACCCCGCGATGAAACTCGACCTCGCCCAGGATGTCATATTCGGGGTCCAGGCCGACATCGCCCGGCGCCTGCTGGACGATCCAGTGGGACAGGCTGTGGAGGGTGCGCACATCGTAGCCGGCATGCTGGGGCAGGCCGCGCTCGCGCAGGAAGCCGGCGATCTTGCTCTTGAAGTTGGCCACCGCGGCATTGGAGAAGGTGACGATGAGCACCTGGGGCAGTTCCAGTTCCTCGCCGGCGGCCTGCTCATTGGCCGATCGGGCGCGCTCTTGCTGAAGCCGCCGGCGCAGGCTCCGCTCCTCCAGCCGGCCGAACCCGTGGCGCTCGATCAGCTCCACTGCCAGCAGGGACAGGGTGGTAGTTTTGCCACTGCCGGGCACGGCGGAGACCGCCATGTAGCCGCCGGTATATGTCATGACCTTCTGCTGGGAGCGGCGCAACTGCATCATGGCTGAACCTCCCCGGCCAGGACGCGCAGGGCGGTGGTGAGGAAGGGACCGTCCTGCACCAACCCAATGGAGCTGATGTCACTGGCGCAGAGGTAGGCCCGCCGGCGACAGCGCCGCGCCAGGCCCTCGACCATGCGCACCATCAGGCGGTTACGCAGGGCCAGGTCATGGTCCATATCCCATGTCTGGCCGGCCTGCCAGCGCCGCGACAGCACGATGGGGTTCGTCAGCGGCTGGTGAGGAGGCCGCCACCATTCCGGGGCACCCACATCCACCCAGAAATGGACGTCGGAGCTGTGATTTTCCAGCAGATAGGCGTAGACCGGAGCGATCAGCACCGCCGGCGCGTCCGCCTCCTGCGCACGCTCGATATAGCGCGCGGCGACCACGCCCTGGTCTATCATCTCCAGGTAATGCCGGCCCAATTGGGGCGATTCCGGCTCCAGGCCACCCAGGGCCGGCGCGGCCCAGCGGAATTTGCGCGCGGATTCCATCAGGCGGGAGCAGGCGCGGTGGGCGTCCAGGTTTTCCGGGGGCCAGAAGCCTTTGGCGCAGAGCACTTCCTCGAAGAAGCGACTGAGGAAGCGGTCAAGGGACAGCGGCTGGCCGGCAATGTACTCTTTTATCCATTGGTACAGCTCCTGGTAGCGCTCGACGGCGGCGAAGCCGATGCGCTCGCGCAGGTGGGGGTCCAGCTCGCCGGCGTCCTTCAGGCCGGCGCGTGGCTCATACAGGACGGAGACCAGCAGGGCGGCGCGCACCAGGTCAAGGTCCGGGATAAGCTGGGACAGCGCCTCAGCCACCTCCTGCGGTTGGGGGAAACGTTCCCATTCCGGATGAGCGAGGGCCGACAGCGTGAGTAGGGCGCGCACCACGGCATCGTCGCGGAAGCTGGTCCAGCGGCGCAGGATGCGGAAGGGGATGCCGTGGGAGCGCAGGGCTTCCTGCAGGCCGAAGCGCAGGACGCCGTCCACATACGGCGCGATGATGGCGATTTCCGCCGGCGGCACGCCGCTTTCCACCAGCGCGGCGGCCTGCTGGCCCACCCAGCGGATCATATCGGAGCGGTAGGTGGTCTGATAGAGGTGGATGTGATCGCGCAGGGCTTCTGCGGACGGCTCCGGTTCGGTTCTGCCTTCCAGGAGGATGCCGGCCAGCCGGCTGGCGAAGCCGGCGATCTGCCGATTGGGCACGAAGGCATCGTCCAGGTCTACCGCGTGCCGGCAGGCTTGGCGCAGGTCCCATGCCCCTTCCGGGTCCACGCCCAGCAGGATGCGGTAGCCGCCGCCGATGTCATAGGCCAGCACAGCGGAATCACATACCTTCAGCATGCGCCGGATGAGGTCCTGCTCCACCGGCACGGTTTCCTCGACATTGTCCACGATGAGATGGCGGAAGTGGCGCGAGAAAAAGGCCCAGAAGATCGGATTGGGGAGCAGGTAGCGGTGGAAGAC
This genomic stretch from Anaerolineae bacterium harbors:
- a CDS encoding ATP-dependent helicase, coding for MRDLMELTPQQLDIVQRPCQDNDTLFVAGPIGAGKSTALWHRLLHLLQLPVRGESVLFLVPDRGLRDHIESMLTRQALVPHGRPTITTYYGLARRMVDLFWPAIAAEAGFAHPERDPVFLTYETAQFLMYQVIQPLMDEHAYFHDVRVRPRRLTSQLLDNLNKAAINDFPYTEIRERLAQANPTASEALYWQAQECLTRFRRLCLERNALDVSLVIEVFHRYLLPNPIFWAFFSRHFRHLIVDNVEETVPVEQDLIRRMLKVCDSAVLAYDIGGGYRILLGVDPEGAWDLRQACRHAVDLDDAFVPNRQIAGFASRLAGILLEGRTEPEPSAEALRDHIHLYQTTYRSDMIRWVGQQAAALVESGVPPAEIAIIAPYVDGVLRFGLQEALRSHGIPFRILRRWTSFRDDAVVRALLTLSALAHPEWERFPQPQEVAEALSQLIPDLDLVRAALLVSVLYEPRAGLKDAGELDPHLRERIGFAAVERYQELYQWIKEYIAGQPLSLDRFLSRFFEEVLCAKGFWPPENLDAHRACSRLMESARKFRWAAPALGGLEPESPQLGRHYLEMIDQGVVAARYIERAQEADAPAVLIAPVYAYLLENHSSDVHFWVDVGAPEWWRPPHQPLTNPIVLSRRWQAGQTWDMDHDLALRNRLMVRMVEGLARRCRRRAYLCASDISSIGLVQDGPFLTTALRVLAGEVQP
- a CDS encoding ATP-dependent helicase; protein product: MMQLRRSQQKVMTYTGGYMAVSAVPGSGKTTTLSLLAVELIERHGFGRLEERSLRRRLQQERARSANEQAAGEELELPQVLIVTFSNAAVANFKSKIAGFLRERGLPQHAGYDVRTLHSLSHWIVQQAPGDVGLDPEYDILGEVEFHRGVASAVARFMAHNRTAILEALRLSEEVSESDLRRVMQDLATTTIRTAKMMRLRPEELMRRLAGVSDGPVVRLAVLGTEMYAEYQQYLNQRASLDFDDLVWLAYDLLQKNPALLRRLQQRWPYILEDEAQDSSPLQEKILALLSAAHHNWVRVGDPNQAINATFTSADPRYFRRFCERPDVRLVRLDEAGRSALP